DNA sequence from the Rhipicephalus sanguineus isolate Rsan-2018 unplaced genomic scaffold, BIME_Rsan_1.4 Seq1173, whole genome shotgun sequence genome:
CTTGCCACCATCAGAAAGGTGGTTGAATCGATAAAAAtttcagcatatccacgggtgaatgatgaagagcttgggcgaagctcctgagggAATCATGGTTTCGgtatccgcttctcgttgagcctgtttcgcagcggcgtccttggcgcgcaccgtcgcgggatccgcctggctgccgcgaagcgagcgccaagcaagcgagactctcgggatcgagaggctgccgccaagcgatcgcggcgccaggcggacctcgaggcggtgcgcgcccgcgaagccacCGCCAAGCGCGCGTGGTGCCAGGCGGTAGCCTTTCGAGCTCGCAAcacgggatcctgccgacgagtacgagacgcagcggccttccgcatccggcgctcctcgtcgcccatggtccgccaagcagcacgatccagTAAGTGcactcgtacggcgacgatccggaAAATCAAtgatccccgcgcagcagccaataggagagcagctgcaccgccaacgtcatctagcgtaccttcacccaacccccatattgtacgcatgtctatgggagagcgccctctcggaaacgagacgagaaatggagatgacacagaatgcgtacagcgccatctagtatatcgtcacccaactgcagtttgaatgcatctctatgggacagcgccctctattgtacgataagggaacactacagggtacgccggatggatcgacgatcgacaaccgaccaggtctcgctataaggagcttcgcccctaaaaaaggtcaTCCCGAGTGCAAAAGTTGGTAACCTGGCGGCAGAAAGCACGAGATGGCGAAGAGGAGACGGGATCAGAAAAATGCCGATGAGGGCACTAATGCAGAGATCCTTCCGTTGTTCCGCCGTCATTCTTGACTGGGGCGGGTGATGCAAGCGCATGCTCAAGGGACATAGACATgcaccgtcatccgataccggtgagcgagAACGGGCGTCGGCGTCTATGTGCTTGCGACCagatctgtaaataacgcggatCTCGCACTCCTGAGgtttgagggcccagcgagcaagtcgtcaaGAGGGGTTCTTAAGAGTCGACAGAaaacaaagggcgtggtggtcagtgacatcctcaaatgcgtgaccatacagtcgggggcgaaattttccaagggcccaaataatgGCTAAACATTCTTTCTCGGTAACCGACTAGTAAGCCTGGGCTTTCGTCAGAATTCGGTTCGCGTgggcgacgacatattcatgaaaccctgtttttcgttgcgcgagcacagcgccaagtaCGATGCCGCTGGCATCAGTGCGAGCCTCTGTCAGAGCGGCAGGATCGAAGTGGGGAGGAGGGGTGGCGAAGTTAAAAGATGGCGTAATTtcgtgaaggcgtcgtcgcaggcgGGAGAGAAAGCGGAAAGCTCCTTCTCGCCGCtaagaaggtcagtgaggggtgTACTTATGGAGGCAAATTTCGATTGAAGCGGCTGAAATACGATGACAAGCCGACAAAACTTCGGAGCTCCTTTAGGTTTTTCGCTGCAGAAAATCGGCGACTGCACGAAGCTTGTCTGGGTCTGGAAAGATGCCGTCCCGCGATACGACGTGGCCAAGAATGGTGAACTGTCGGTCACCGGCACGACACGTTTTTTAAAATTGAGTTCAATTCCTGCGTCAGTGAGGTAAGTTagaacgcgctcgagacgacCTAAATAGGTgttgaaatcggcggaaaagacaactatgtcgtcgaggtagcagagacatgTGTTCCACTTGACGCCCCCTAAAATAGCGTCCATCATTCTCTGAATAGTGGCTGGAGCATTACATAGGACTAAGTGCTATGCAGTAAATTCGTATAATCCGTCAGGTGTCACAACATCAGTACCTACGCACTCAGTAATGCACACAAGCACACGAGAACACAAACACGAACactcatgcacacacacacgcacacaagaaaaactcGGCCCATCCCACGCCttctgggaattggtttcatgcgaagcagtcggcgagtaattgtctatgctgaaTATTTTATCGACAATCCCAATTGTcgctaacccgacatgacgcctgtattatagGAGTACGTACGAAATCGTTATGGCTTTTTTATAATATTAGATAGGCAGCACGTGTTTCCGAATGTACCAGACTACGTCTATGCCAACTCAGCCTTCATCTCTTAGTAAGTAACGATATTTTTGATCTCACCTCATCTATTTTACAGAGCGCAAACATTTCACGTTAATAATAACCACGCCACGGCCTGGTACCACGCTTCCACCCTCTTTTCTGTGTTGACCTTGGAAGAACAGCATCGAAGATAAACTGCATACTTCATTTTATTAGAATATATCACAAACAAAAGACAGCTGGTATTCGACTCTCGCGtcataaaaaaatatttctcggCTGTACAGATGACCAGCGGCATTTACCCTGAACGGTTTCGCAGTGTCCTCTGACCAAGTGTCGTGCCTGTCCTCGTCATGTTTGCAACgaagtctttttaacggcgaagccGTTCAGCAAACCGTTCactgtgagtcgatccagaaagctaccatcatcataaacggctctgtgccatagaaatttggtaaatcccactTCTCACCAATGGTctactaaaaaagaagaaggtatCGGTTCGCCCCACAAATAGCTGTCATCattagtgggtatgtgccacagaaatttggtaaattaGACTAATCACCATAGGACCAGTAAAAATGAAGACGtaacagttagcccagcaaatggctacgaagcgacggcggcgagtcgACGACCCCGTGTACGTACAGCGAGAGGATACTATACCGTCGGATACAAATGTATAAATCCAtaacatttcctcctcaaaggcgaatgcacagaagtctgcaccaatatgcgcgcactccagactgacgtcatgagccgcacggccggtgaccccaccttcggagagcattgccgagtgcatgagcgggactgttCCTATATCCAGAAGGCGATCAGCTACCGCGCTTCGGCTGTTTGGGAGGGGCCTCCACTGACTTCTTAAGTTCTATTCGAGAATAGTGAACGGGAACGGCAACaggggctgcgagaagaccccgaagcggtggaaggcctacgccaacgatgacgtgtcCGTAGATCAGTGAGAGGGGCGAAGGCTTGGTTTCAGGGCAAGCTTCTGTCCCTGGAGTttagacaaccgtgtcgtgtttGCGATTGTCTGCGGTTTAACttgtagcggcagcagcggcgtcgcaaagaagaggacggagacgctcgctcttgcacgaggcaggtgccgctgccacgggcctgcgcgcgctggcgttcgaaaagagattaaaatacttctggtcaaggcggtcgtgtcgggctcgctctctctctctggcaagaccgagacttcgccggtctgtgaggtcgcccatcgccacagtttggtgacccggacgtgattgtGGCCATACGTTTCCGTGGCAGAAGCGACCATGGAACAGACTGACGGTACAAGTTCTCGAGACCAGAACCTTCCCGAGCAACGCGGTGAGCCTTCCTGCTCAGCCATCGCTGTCCGCCTTCCTCAGTACTGGGACCAGCATCCTTCGGCGTGGTTTCTTCAGGCGGAATCACAATTTCAAGTTGCTGGTATCCGCTCCCAAGCTACGAAGTTCCACTACGCTGTTGCGGCACTCTCGCCCACCGCCATTGACGAAGTAGCAGATCTGTTGAGCAACCCGCTGTCTGCGAACGCCTACGACGATCTCAAGACGACCCTGCTACAGCGCACGGCAGTTTCACAGCGTGCTCGCATACAGCAGCTTCTGTCCGCTGAAGAACTCGGTGACCGACACCCTAGCCAACTTCTTCGCCGAATGAAGCAGCTGCTCGGAGACAACGCGAGATCCGTCGACGACGCGCTGTTACGCGAGCTGTTTTTACAACGACTGCCGGCTAACGTGCAGATGGTTCTGGCAACAGCTTCTACCATGGACCTCACCGGACTTGCCGCGTTGGCCGACAAGGTGATGGAAGTAGCCACGCCAGCCATCGCAGCCACGACACCGTCGACTGGTGAGAGTACCACCACGCTGCGAACTCTGCCGTCTTTTTCGATAGCCCAGTTGCCGCTCGACGCCCTGTGTGAGCGTCTCGAACGCATCGTCTCTGCAGCAGAACAACGCCGCGCGTCACCTCACCGTTCACGCCACCGAAGTTCCAGCAAGCCGAGACGCACACCCACTAGCCGTGACGCGTCACCAACGCCTGGCATCTGCTACTACCATCGCCGTTTTGGAAACGACGCTCGTCACTGCCGCCGTCCTTGTGAGTGGCAGGGAAACAGGCCGGCCGACCTCTGACGGCGACCAGCGGTCCGGCCCAGCATACAAGTCGCCTCTTCTACATCACGGACAGAGCCACAGGACAACGTTTCCTAGTCGACACTGGTGCAGACgtaagcattattcctgctcaacGCTCCGACCGAAAAAACGACACCTGTGTCGTTTTTGCAAGCCGTCAACGGTACCAGGATTCCAGTCTACGCATCACGCTCCGTCATGCTCAATCTCGGCCTCCGACGAGCGTTTCGCTGGATTTTCCTGGTTGCAGATGTCCGACGCGCCCTCATCGGAGCTGATTTCCTGCACCACTATGGGCTCCTTGTCGACGTGAAACACCGTCGTCTTATCGACTCTGTTACCCACCTGACCGTTACCGGCGCCCTTGCAACAACCACATCGCCGATCGCGCCCATATCTTCTATGCTAGAAGAACCTTTCGCCGAGCTCCTCCGTGAGTTTTCCACTTTGACGCGCCAGCCGGACTAGACGCAACCGGTCCAACACGACGTTTGTCATCACATCGTCACCTCCAGCCCTCCGGTTTATTTTCGACCTCGGCGTTTGTCCCCTGAGAAACTCAAGGTTGCCCGCGCggagttcgagcacatgctcGCACTCGGGATCATCCGACCTTCTTCTAGCAACTGGGCGTCTCCGCTTCATATGGTGCCGAAGAAGTCTGGGGACTGGCGTCCATGTggcgattaccgggcgctcaacaaCATCACAGTTCCCGATCGCTACCCGCTTCCGAATATCCAGGACTTCACGGTAGCACTGCACGGTGCGACGATCTTTACTAAGATCGATCTTGTTCGCGCCTATCATCAACTGCCAGTCGCCGAAGAAGATATCCCGAAGACCGCCATCACCACACCTTTCGGTCTTTTTGAATTCCTCCGCATGCCCTTCGGCCTACGGAACGCTGGCCAATCGTTCCAGCGTTTCAtcgtctccgtcctcttctttgcgacgccgctgctgccgctacacTCTTTTCTtttcgaacgccagcgcgcgcaggcccgtggcagcggcacctgcctcgtgcaagagcgagcgtctccgtcctcttctttgcgacgccgctgctgccgctacagAGGGCTCCCCCCCTAGAGAGGAGGAAAGTCCGACGAGCGATCATAACTCCAGGTGACACGGGATGTCTTGGGTGTCGCATGAGAAGGCAGCGATCCGGGACGCAGTAGCGTTGCGTCGCACGATGGTGGGGCCGATGGCAACGTTGCTTCGAAATAGGCAGGCTTGATACGTTCGAGAGCGATTGTGTCGGGCCGGCCGTTGACGTTGACGACGAATGTCGACGGACGACGCTCCAGAACTCGATACggcccggagtagtgcggctGCAAAGGCTTCCGCACAGCACagttgcgcacgaaaacgtgtgTAGCAGAGGTGAGCTGCGGAGACACGTAAGGAGCTCTCGATTCGTGCAGGCGTGTAGGAACGGGGCGTAAGTGCTGGAAGATGTTTTGCAGGTCGGAAACGTAGTCTCCGACTAATGACACAGGTGTTTTGGCGGGGGCTTCGAAGAAGTCGCATGGCAGGCGTAACGAACTGCCGTAGACCAACTCGGCGCATGAACAGCCCAGATCGCTTTTGATGGCAGTTCTAATGCCAAGCAAAACGAGTGGCAGTTGAACGACCCACTTCTCTGGTGATCCTTGTGCCATGAGGGAGGACTTTAGATGCCTGTGGAAACGTTCGACCAGCCcattggtttgtgggtggtaagAGGTCGTGCGGAGGCGTGTCGTTCCGAGAAGCTTGAGGAGTTCGTTGAAGAGCGCCGAATCAAACTGCCGACCGCGATCGGTGACTATGGTAGATGGGCAGCCGAACCTCGCAATCCATGTCGACACGAAGGCTGCTGCAACTGTGGGCGCTGATATGTCGGCGATGGGTGTAGCTTCTGGCCATCGTGTGTAGCGGTCGATGCATGTCAGTATGTAACTGTAGCCCTTGGAAGGTGGGAGAGGGCCGACCAGGTCCAAGTGTACGGTGTCAAAACGCGCGTCCGGTGGAAGGAAGGACTTCGCAGGTGGAATAGGATGGCGCTGGATCTTGGAGCGTTGACACGGCAAACAACAGCGCACCCAGTCGCGAACTTGGGCGTTTAGCTGAGGCCAAACGTAGCGACTGGAAATGAGCTTTTGTGTAGCGCGAATTCCGGGATGCGACAGACCGTGTACAGCGTCGAACAGGCGTCTGCGAAGGGGTTCCGGGATGAAAGGTCGGGGTGTGCCGGTAGAAGTATCACACACTACCGATGTACCATCTGAAGTCAAAACGACGTCCTCCAGCTTCAGGGACGTTGACGAATTTCGGAGGGTACGTAGCTCGGTGTCGTCACGCTGGTGAGTAGCGAGTAGGCCGACGTCGATAATGGAAGGCTCTGCAGTTGCTGTGGAGACTGCATCGACGCGGCTCAGAACATCGGCAGGAATGTTGTCGGTGCCTTTGACATGACGGAACGTTGTGGTAAACTCCGAGATGTAGGAGAGCTGTCGACTCTCGCGAGGCGAGTAGTAGGACGCAGATCGGTTCATCGCGTGCACAAGGGGCTTATGGTCGGTCAGGACGCTAAACTGACGACCTTCGAGGAAGTGCTGAAGTGTCGAACAGCCAAGTACACGGCGAGTAGCTCACGGCCGAAAACGCTGTAGCGGCTCTGTGCAGGCTTCAGCTTCTTTGAAAAGAAAGCGAGTGGATGCCATGTACCATTGATGAATTGTTGCAAAACGGCGCCGACAGCGTTGTTCGAGGCGTCTGTCATGATAGCAGTCGGTGCATCTGGTTTCGGATGTTTCAGGAGTGTTGCACTGGCGAGGGCACTCTTGACTCTTGTGAACGCATGGGCGGCCTCTTCAGTCCACTGAAGCGTTTGGTTCCTTTTGGAGTTGAGAAGACCGTCTAGAGGGGCGACGAGTCGTGCACAATCGGGTATAAACCGTCGATAGAAATTGACGAACCCGAGAAATTGTCGAAGTTTGGTCATCGTTGTCGGTTGTGGGAAATCTTCGACGACGCGAATCTTGGACGGCAGTGGTCGAATGCCGTTCGCGTCGACTACGTGTCCAAGGAACTCGAGTTCCTGTCGACCAAATTCACTTTTGGCGGCGTTGATGACGATTCCGCGGCTGGCGAGGCGGGAGAATAACAACCGCAGGTGTTGAACATGTTCTTCAGCGGAAGGACTTGCGACAAggagatcgtcgatataggcaaAGACGAATGGCAAGCCTCGGGTGACGGAGTCGATGCCTTCTCATGCGACACCCAAGACATCCCGTGTCACCTGGAGTTATGATCGCTCGTCGGACTTTCCTCCTCTCTAGGGGGGGAGCCCTctgtagcggcagcagcggcgtcgcaaagaagaggacggagacgctcgctcttgcacgaggcaggtgccgctgccacgggcctgcgcgcgctggcgttcgaaaAGAAAAGAGATTAAAATACTTCTGGTCAAGGCGGGcgtgtcgggctcgctctctctctctggcaagaCCGAGACTTCACCGGTCTGTGAGGTCGCCCATCGCCACAAGAGATTAAAATACTTCTGGTCAAGgcggtcgtgtcgggctcgctctctctctctggcaagaCCGAGACTTCACCGGTCTGTGAGGTCGCCCATCGCCACAaactcaaacctctctgcgctgagaatcaacgtagagcaAACCTAGGATCTTCTAGCTGATGCCTAtaacaacaacctagaagcaacctagatactgtatcacctagctaagggctagaagcaacctacaagcaaccaggttagtcttcagaatcgtccagttttgctgtttcaagcctggcTAGCTTCGTACAAGCTtcgcatttttttcgtttttgcgcgctgctcaagcgtgAAATAAATATCTAAGGTGTCACTATGTTCGCCATTCAGAGACCGTGTATTGCGTTTTCAGAGCATCGCTACTTCATTGATAGACATTGATACGAATACGGCTTTTCAATCAGGTGAACCTCGGACAATATGGCGTGGCGGCTACACAGAAGTGAATAAGTATTTCGTTTCTCCATGTCGCAGAATCAGACATGCAAGAAGTGCGTTTTGTCGGTCACAGGAAAAGGATAAAGCTACGCATACTCATATGCTTTCTGCTATGCAACGTCTTCATCATAATCGCGACATTGTCATTGTGTATATTATTTATGTCCATGATCTCGTAACTTGTAACCTTTTACACTTACACTCTTCTCGCCCAGAAAAATCATATTGAAACGGTGCCTTTAAACATTTTGTGCTGCTGTTGACCGGTGTTACAATACGAAAGAACTTCTTGATTGATCGAATTGCACGGGCACGTGCTCGCGTCATCATCTCCTTAGTACACGTTGATAAGGCCCTATTACCATGTTCGTTCAGATAATAGACGAATTTTCTTTGCCAAACACTGTCATTCAGGTACAACATCACATTTCAGCTTCCCACCACCACTTTTTATCCCACTTTTCCACGTCGAATGGTGGCGCTTGAAGTGTAGAACGCACAGTTTTTTCGTTGACAAGGGGCAATGATGCGTTTGTGTGAGAGTGTGCGCATTCTCGAAAATTGGTACCAAGAGAATGATTGCACGCTCGACAAGGTGTCCCACATAAAGTAGCTGTCTACTGTAGAATAACAGGGGTTTGAAAACGTCGCCATTGTAGTATCTAGTGTGCCCTCGGTTGTTTGGTATCGTTTATTGCATTACAGAACTTTCTTTCCATGAATTAGTACGTGCATGCAATGTCGTGAAATCAATGCTTCATACGGTCATATATGTTAATGTTTAAGGATACTGTTGCGCGAAATATTCTTCACAATGTGCTATCATATTGGCTATTCAACGGCTTTCGTGCTGTCCTGTTTAAACAGCTTTCGACAATGTGCATCACTAACTAGTTTTAAAATATTTGGTTTGCGCATACGCGATAGGGCAGGACAAATGAAGGGAGTGAGTACGTTGACAGCCCAAGTCTATGAACTTTCGCCGACAGTGTCGCCGTTTGCACATATTGCGCAAGTGGATTCCTGTAAAGAACTTTGAGTACCCTGACTGGAACACTGAGTGCGTGCTCTTCTTTCCTCGGCCTGCTCTTTGTATtgggcactatctatctatctatctatctatctatctatctatctatctatctatctatctatctatctatctatctatctatctatctatctatctatctatctatctatctatctatctatctatctatctatctatctatctctatctgtctgtctgtctgtctgtctgtctgtctgtctgtctgtctgtctgtatctatatctatctatctatctatctatctatctatctatctatctatctatctatctatctatctatctatctatctatctatctatctatctatctatctatctatctatctattatctatctatctatctatctatctatctatctatctatctatctatctatctatctatctatctatctatctatctatctatctatctatctatctatctatctatctatctatctatctatctatctatctatctatctatctatctatctatctatctatctaatcttacAGAATTGACATCACTTTAGCCATTGCTGAACATTCTAGTTATAggctgcttcttcatttttagcgcacCGAAGatgagtagtggagcttgcccactTTGTGTGGCGCATAATCCTCAGGAGCTGCGGACGCTCCTTCGGGCTTTTCCACTAAACTGGTTGACTACCTTGCCTTTCCTTCTCAACTATTTCTTCTTCTCAACCTaaaacatctccgctgttaaaaaagagGTGTGGTGGGAAGGGCGTGGAGTTCTCATTAGTCAAGTGAACTTGTGGGCGCGGAGATGTTCGTTAACGAAATTAGTAGAGCGGTGACACGGGCCGAATTAGCAAGCTTCTAAATCATGGCAATgcattttacaacgaaagctgttaggaGATCAAAACAACGGCCGGTGTtcgcaccgtagttgtccgccgccgatgTACGTAACCGCTACCCCGCGAAATAAGAGAAAACCAAATGAAATATATCCGGGATGTAACGGGGTTTcaatctgggccctctgcatgggagcccaatATTGTACCCGAGAGTCatactggtgcttgaaactgctttgcaaaaagacgctatacaggcttcaatcAGGAAGataccacattaacgtatgtaatgtagcatggtagaagagtaaattaacaACCAGGTGGTCACGTAAAGCGAATTCCgcggaatgaagaataatggcgtatagactgcctcccaacttcacaaaaattatgatttacggcgtattgggtaccttgctag
Encoded proteins:
- the LOC119376318 gene encoding uncharacterized protein LOC119376318, with translation MEQTDGTSSRDQNLPEQRGEPSCSAIAVRLPQYWDQHPSAWFLQAESQFQVAGIRSQATKFHYAVAALSPTAIDEVADLLSNPLSANAYDDLKTTLLQRTAVSQRARIQQLLSAEELGDRHPSQLLRRMKQLLGDNARSVDDALLRELFLQRLPANVQMVLATASTMDLTGLAALADKVMEVATPAIAATTPSTGESTTTLRTLPSFSIAQLPLDALCERLERIVSAAEQRRASPHRSRHRSSSKPRRTPTSRDASPTPGICYYHRRFGNDARHCRRPCEWQGNRPADL